In the genome of Streptomyces fagopyri, the window CAGGGCCCCCGTGCCAAGCGGCGCAACCTCCTCTACTCGGCGCTGTTCCTGGTCGCCTTCGCGGCCGTGCTGTGGTGGGTGTTCACCAGCCTCGACGACAAGGACCAGCTCGCCTGGGAGAAGTGGAAGCCCTTCGTCCACGGCGAGGCCTGGAGCACCTATCTCTGGCCGGGGCTGAAGAACACCCTAAAGGCCGCGGCCCTGTCCATGGTCATCGCCCTGCCGCTCGGCGCCGTGTTCGGTATCGCCCGGCTCTCCGACCATGTCTGGATACGCGTCCCGGCGGCCTCGGTCGTGGAGTTCTTCCGCGCCATCCCGGTGCTGGTCCTCATGATCTTCGCCGTCGCCGCGTACTCCTCGTACACGGACATCAGCTCGGACGACCGTCCGTTCTACGCGGTCGTCACGGGACTGGTGCTCTACAACTCCTCGGTGCTCGCGGAGATCGTCCGCGCGGGCATCCTGTCACTGCCCAAGGGGCAGTCCGAGGCGGCCAT includes:
- a CDS encoding amino acid ABC transporter permease, producing the protein MTSVLYDAQGPRAKRRNLLYSALFLVAFAAVLWWVFTSLDDKDQLAWEKWKPFVHGEAWSTYLWPGLKNTLKAAALSMVIALPLGAVFGIARLSDHVWIRVPAASVVEFFRAIPVLVLMIFAVAAYSSYTDISSDDRPFYAVVTGLVLYNSSVLAEIVRAGILSLPKGQSEAAMAVGLRKNQVMRFILLPQAVTAMLPAIVSQLVVIVKDTAIGGAVLTFPELLASVGPMSAYYGANTIASFTVVALVFIALNFGLTSFASWLEGRLRRGKKSTGATVPPAAVAGTEAAGAGGGVTV